The Candidatus Angelobacter sp. genome window below encodes:
- the ftsH gene encoding ATP-dependent zinc metalloprotease FtsH: MEKKSKNNIFCIYAIILFFLIGVFVYYKSSFSKIRRIDQDKFFQILSLGKIEKVTVHRKEIVDVFLKKRKISNDKKNGCFFSKKLKNIISFPKYEFEIGDLQFFQNKFEEYRRIYQLNTIIDFKNNQEWPIIRVILDYSFFIVLFISLCIFAARRIIPGGGGHIFNIGKSKIHSFEYTKIKFDDVAGMEGAKEEVKEIVQFLKYPQKYTRLGGKVPRGALLIGPPGSGKTLLAKAVAGEAKVPFFPLAGSEFVEMFVGVGASRVRDIFDRAKMKSPSIIFIDEIDAIGRARGRSSINGSNDERENTLNQLLTEMDGFDTNTNVIVIAATNCAEILDRALLRPGRFDRTIIIDLPELNERKEIFKVHLKKIVFSENINIDLLAQQTPGFSGADISNICNEAALIATRKNKESVENQDFLDAIDRIIGGLEKKGKIITTNEKKRIAYHEAGHAVVSWLLQHAAPLVKVTLVPRGKSLGSAWYLPDDRKIITREQMKDEICALLGGRAAEENIFNDISTGALNDLERITKQAQSMVSMFGLNDRIGNISYSSLQNGVEYVFVKPYSEKTAQIIDEEVSKLINTQYQRAKSILNKNKEKLDLLADRLLEQEVIFKENLEELFGKRPQSWGTT; the protein is encoded by the coding sequence ATGGAAAAAAAATCTAAAAATAATATATTTTGTATATACGCAATTATCCTATTTTTTTTAATAGGAGTATTTGTTTACTACAAATCTTCCTTCTCTAAGATTAGAAGGATCGATCAGGATAAGTTTTTTCAAATACTATCTTTGGGAAAAATTGAAAAAGTTACTGTTCATCGTAAAGAAATAGTTGATGTATTCCTAAAAAAAAGGAAGATTTCTAATGATAAAAAAAATGGATGTTTTTTTTCAAAAAAACTAAAAAACATTATAAGTTTTCCAAAATATGAATTTGAAATTGGAGATCTTCAATTCTTTCAAAATAAATTCGAGGAATATAGAAGAATATATCAACTTAATACAATTATTGATTTCAAAAACAATCAGGAATGGCCTATAATAAGGGTTATTTTAGATTATAGCTTTTTTATTGTATTATTTATTTCCCTTTGTATTTTCGCAGCTAGAAGAATTATTCCAGGAGGAGGAGGACATATTTTTAATATTGGAAAATCTAAAATACACTCATTTGAGTATACAAAAATTAAGTTTGATGATGTTGCCGGAATGGAAGGTGCGAAGGAAGAAGTTAAGGAAATTGTTCAATTTTTAAAATATCCTCAAAAATATACTAGACTTGGAGGAAAAGTTCCACGTGGTGCTTTATTAATAGGACCACCTGGTTCCGGTAAAACTTTATTAGCAAAGGCAGTAGCAGGTGAAGCAAAAGTCCCTTTTTTTCCATTAGCCGGTTCTGAATTTGTGGAAATGTTTGTTGGTGTAGGAGCTTCAAGAGTAAGGGATATTTTTGACCGAGCGAAAATGAAATCTCCATCAATTATTTTCATTGATGAAATTGATGCAATAGGTAGAGCTCGAGGAAGGTCTAGTATCAATGGTTCTAATGACGAAAGAGAAAATACCCTAAATCAATTACTTACTGAAATGGATGGTTTTGATACAAATACAAACGTAATAGTAATAGCAGCTACAAATTGTGCGGAAATATTAGATAGAGCTTTGCTTCGTCCGGGTCGATTCGATAGAACTATTATAATAGACCTACCAGAACTAAACGAACGTAAAGAAATATTTAAAGTACATCTGAAAAAGATTGTTTTTTCTGAAAATATAAATATTGATTTGTTAGCACAACAAACTCCTGGATTTAGTGGAGCTGATATTTCTAATATTTGTAATGAAGCAGCTCTAATAGCTACCAGAAAAAACAAAGAAAGTGTAGAAAATCAAGATTTTCTTGATGCAATCGATCGTATTATTGGGGGACTGGAAAAAAAAGGTAAAATAATTACGACAAATGAAAAAAAAAGAATTGCTTATCATGAGGCCGGGCATGCTGTCGTAAGTTGGTTGCTTCAACATGCTGCTCCATTAGTTAAAGTTACTCTAGTTCCTAGAGGTAAATCACTGGGATCTGCTTGGTATCTTCCAGATGATAGAAAAATTATTACTAGAGAACAAATGAAAGATGAAATATGTGCTCTTTTAGGAGGTAGAGCTGCCGAAGAAAATATTTTCAATGATATTTCGACTGGAGCTTTGAATGATTTAGAGCGTATAACAAAACAAGCCCAATCTATGGTTTCTATGTTTGGGTTAAACGACCGGATTGGAAATATTTCGTATTCCAGTCTTCAAAATGGTGTTGAGTATGTTTTTGTAAAACCTTATAGTGAAAAAACTGCTCAAATTATAGATGAAGAAGTATCAAAACTTATAAATACTCAGTATCAAAGAGCTAAATCTATACTTAATAAAAATAAGGAAAAATTGGATCTATTAGCAGATAGGCTTTTAGAGCAAGAAGTAATTTTCAAAGAAAATTTAGAAGAACTATTCGGTAAAAGACCCCAGAGTTGGGGCACCACGTAA
- the tsf gene encoding translation elongation factor Ts produces the protein MYQVKISQIKELRKNTGAGMMDCKMALQESLGDLEKAIGILRKKGKRIIKERLHIGTNEGILTAKVNSEHNLGIIIALNSETDFVARNENFVKLSTKIVEKSFFVKTKEELLNSFYSENLTFQEKIVEQAGFFGEKIVLSHFQKVQASFVNSYVHTGNRIAALVGFSHAFTGIKEVSKNIAMQIASMNPSSLDPIIEEKSGKRRIIDGKLINLFSEVTLLNQSYILDRKIKVREYLKSFDLKIVDFIRVSL, from the coding sequence ATGTATCAAGTAAAAATTTCACAAATTAAAGAGCTTAGAAAAAACACAGGAGCTGGAATGATGGATTGCAAAATGGCACTTCAGGAATCTTTGGGAGACTTAGAAAAAGCCATTGGAATACTTAGAAAAAAAGGTAAAAGGATTATTAAAGAACGTTTACATATAGGAACTAACGAAGGAATCTTAACAGCTAAGGTAAATTCGGAACATAATTTAGGAATCATTATTGCATTAAACAGTGAGACTGATTTTGTTGCTAGAAACGAGAATTTCGTTAAATTATCTACGAAAATAGTGGAGAAATCTTTCTTTGTTAAAACAAAAGAAGAGTTATTGAATAGTTTTTATTCAGAAAACTTGACATTTCAAGAAAAAATTGTAGAGCAAGCTGGTTTTTTCGGAGAAAAAATAGTATTAAGCCATTTTCAAAAAGTACAAGCTTCTTTTGTTAATTCTTACGTACACACAGGAAATAGAATAGCAGCATTGGTTGGTTTTTCTCATGCTTTTACGGGTATAAAGGAAGTATCTAAAAATATAGCAATGCAAATAGCATCTATGAATCCTTCTTCTTTAGACCCAATTATAGAAGAAAAATCAGGAAAAAGAAGAATTATTGATGGAAAGTTAATTAACTTATTTTCTGAAGTTACTTTATTGAATCAATCTTATATTCTGGATAGAAAAATAAAAGTAAGAGAGTATTTGAAAAGTTTTGATCTAAAAATTGTAGATTTTATAAGGGTTAGTTTATGA
- the rpsB gene encoding 30S ribosomal protein S2, whose product MDKRRQEKNFNLPSGKINKIYKKMQIKNAKIQQEFLKAGVHFGHLTRKWNPKIEPYILMKKKGIHLINLSKTIKKLEEACNSLRTIASLGQKILFVCTKKQGKYVIEDFARTVNMPYVTERWIAGLLTNFSTIRKSIKNMDDMENKKKEGIYDMLSKKERLFADRIQEKLKRNLSSISNLNQIPSALFIVDICKEHIALSEAKKLKIPVFAMVDTNSDPTKVDYPIPSNDDSSKSIRVIASYISKSILEGFNLRKTENEENLYDFDL is encoded by the coding sequence TTGGACAAAAGAAGGCAAGAAAAAAATTTCAATTTACCAAGCGGTAAGATAAATAAAATTTACAAGAAAATGCAAATAAAAAATGCTAAAATTCAACAAGAGTTTTTAAAGGCTGGGGTTCATTTTGGCCATTTAACTAGAAAATGGAATCCTAAAATAGAGCCTTATATTCTAATGAAAAAAAAGGGAATTCATCTGATAAATTTATCTAAGACAATTAAAAAGCTTGAAGAAGCTTGCAATTCTTTAAGGACTATTGCTTCTTTAGGTCAAAAAATTTTATTCGTATGTACGAAAAAACAGGGTAAATATGTTATTGAGGATTTTGCCCGCACAGTAAATATGCCTTATGTTACGGAACGTTGGATTGCAGGTCTTCTTACGAATTTTTCAACTATTCGAAAATCGATAAAAAATATGGATGATATGGAAAACAAGAAAAAGGAAGGAATTTACGATATGCTCTCAAAAAAAGAACGACTATTTGCAGATAGAATTCAGGAAAAACTTAAACGAAATCTAAGTTCCATATCTAATCTTAACCAGATACCTTCTGCTCTTTTTATCGTAGATATTTGCAAAGAACATATAGCTTTATCAGAAGCTAAAAAGCTTAAAATACCTGTATTCGCTATGGTAGATACCAATTCTGATCCAACAAAGGTTGATTATCCTATACCATCTAACGATGATTCCTCTAAATCTATAAGAGTAATTGCATCCTATATTTCAAAATCTATTTTGGAGGGATTTAATTTAAGAAAAACAGAAAATGAGGAAAATCTGTATGATTTTGATCTTTAA
- the rplM gene encoding 50S ribosomal protein L13: MKTLNFRTILESKISKKEIVVLDANGLRLGRLASKIIKMIRGKHKTNYTPNLNNGYSVMVINSNKIYLSGNKWKKKCYIRYTGYPGGKKTEPAKFIFERNSKILIERAVKGMLPKGKLGREILRKNLFVFPGEKHKFASQYPKILNLKDI, translated from the coding sequence ATGAAAACGTTAAATTTTAGAACTATTCTGGAAAGTAAAATTTCTAAAAAAGAAATTGTAGTACTTGATGCAAATGGACTGAGGCTAGGGCGTCTAGCATCTAAGATAATAAAAATGATTAGAGGAAAACATAAAACTAATTACACCCCAAATTTAAATAACGGGTATAGTGTGATGGTTATTAATTCCAATAAGATTTACTTAAGTGGAAATAAATGGAAAAAAAAATGTTACATACGTTATACAGGATATCCTGGTGGAAAAAAAACGGAACCCGCAAAATTTATATTTGAGAGAAATTCTAAAATTTTAATAGAAAGAGCTGTAAAAGGAATGCTACCAAAAGGTAAATTAGGAAGAGAAATTCTAAGGAAAAACCTTTTTGTTTTTCCAGGTGAAAAACATAAATTTGCTTCGCAATATCCTAAAATTTTGAATTTAAAAGACATTTAA
- the rpsI gene encoding 30S ribosomal protein S9, with the protein MSLHHSIGRRKCAIARVYLKEGKGKMKVNGRNYKEYFSNYIFLEKLLKAFYFTEKLEKFEVRINVSGGGINGQAEACRLALSRALCLINPKNRSILKSHGFLSSDSRKVERKKFGQKKARKKFQFTKR; encoded by the coding sequence ATGAGTCTACATCACTCCATAGGAAGAAGAAAATGTGCAATTGCCCGTGTGTATTTAAAAGAAGGAAAGGGTAAAATGAAAGTTAACGGAAGAAATTATAAAGAGTATTTCAGTAATTATATTTTTCTGGAGAAGCTTTTAAAAGCTTTTTATTTTACAGAAAAACTGGAAAAATTTGAGGTTAGGATTAATGTTTCTGGCGGAGGAATAAATGGGCAAGCTGAAGCATGCAGATTGGCTCTTTCTAGGGCTCTTTGTTTGATCAATCCCAAAAATAGGAGTATTTTAAAATCACATGGATTTTTATCTAGTGATTCCAGAAAAGTAGAACGCAAAAAATTTGGACAAAAGAAGGCAAGAAAAAAATTTCAATTTACCAAGCGGTAA
- the dnaK gene encoding molecular chaperone DnaK, translated as MSKIIGIDLGTTNSCVAVMEGNDPVVIPNSEGKRTTPSIVAFVDGGERKIGDPAKRQAVTNPEKTIFSIKRFMGRKFSEISEEGTHIPYKLVKGENNIPRVDINGRLYSPQEISAMILQKMKKTAEDYLGQEISRAVITVPAYFNDSQRQATKEAGEISGLKVERIINEPTSAALAYGLDKSKENKKIAVYDLGGGTFDISILELGDGVFEVLSTNGDSYLGGDDFDQIIIDLLAEEFILNEGIDLRKDPMALQRLKEAAEKAKIELSSGAKTEINLPYITATDSGPKHLVMSLSRSQFEQLSERLIQRSIDPCKKALESTGLSYRDIDEVILVGGSTRIPKVQKEVEIFFGKKSSKGVNPDEVVAIGAAIQGGVLSGDVKDVLLLDVTPLSLGIETLGGVFTKLIESNTTIPTKKSEVFSTASDNQPAVTIRVGQGERTLFKDNKEIGRFDLIDIPPAQRGIPQIEVTFDIDANGILNVSARDKSTNKKQSIRIEASTGLSSEEIERMKKEAEDNAAKDQKTKEEIEKLNASDNLIFQTEKNLKEYGEKLSKESKEKVENALKKLKKAHKEKKIGEIEVSMKEVNDVCSVFYKDLYNQKNTENTEKKTEQTSKNKKSEVQDVDFEEVK; from the coding sequence ATGAGTAAAATAATAGGCATAGATTTAGGTACGACAAATTCTTGTGTTGCAGTAATGGAAGGAAATGATCCCGTCGTTATACCAAATTCAGAAGGAAAAAGAACTACTCCTTCCATTGTAGCCTTTGTAGATGGAGGGGAAAGGAAAATCGGAGATCCAGCTAAAAGACAAGCTGTCACAAACCCTGAAAAAACTATTTTCTCCATTAAACGTTTTATGGGAAGAAAATTTTCTGAAATATCAGAGGAGGGAACCCATATTCCTTATAAATTGGTTAAAGGGGAAAATAATATTCCAAGAGTGGACATAAATGGGAGATTATATTCTCCTCAAGAAATATCAGCAATGATTCTTCAGAAAATGAAAAAGACTGCTGAAGATTATCTTGGACAAGAAATTAGTCGTGCAGTAATAACTGTTCCTGCATACTTCAATGATTCACAGCGTCAAGCAACTAAAGAAGCTGGAGAAATTTCTGGATTAAAAGTAGAAAGAATCATTAATGAACCAACTTCTGCAGCCCTAGCTTATGGATTAGATAAGAGCAAAGAAAATAAAAAAATTGCTGTATATGATCTTGGAGGAGGAACTTTTGATATATCTATTCTAGAACTTGGGGATGGTGTTTTCGAGGTTTTATCAACAAATGGAGATAGCTATTTAGGGGGAGATGACTTTGATCAAATTATAATTGATCTTCTAGCAGAGGAATTCATCTTGAATGAGGGAATAGATCTTAGAAAGGATCCGATGGCTTTACAACGATTAAAAGAGGCTGCAGAAAAAGCTAAGATTGAGCTTTCTTCGGGAGCTAAAACGGAAATAAACTTGCCGTATATAACAGCTACTGATTCAGGACCTAAGCATTTAGTAATGAGTCTTTCACGTTCTCAATTTGAACAATTATCGGAACGTTTAATTCAACGATCCATTGATCCTTGCAAAAAAGCATTAGAAAGTACTGGTTTGAGCTATCGAGATATTGACGAGGTTATTCTAGTCGGTGGATCTACACGAATTCCCAAGGTTCAAAAAGAAGTGGAGATTTTTTTTGGTAAAAAATCTTCAAAGGGAGTTAATCCGGATGAAGTAGTCGCTATTGGCGCAGCAATTCAAGGAGGAGTTCTTTCAGGTGATGTGAAAGATGTTCTTTTGTTAGATGTTACACCCCTATCATTAGGTATAGAAACACTCGGAGGAGTATTTACAAAACTAATTGAAAGCAATACTACAATTCCAACAAAAAAATCAGAAGTTTTTTCTACTGCATCAGATAATCAACCAGCTGTTACTATTCGCGTAGGACAAGGAGAACGTACACTCTTTAAAGATAATAAAGAGATAGGTCGTTTTGATTTGATAGATATTCCTCCAGCTCAAAGGGGTATTCCTCAAATTGAGGTAACTTTTGATATAGATGCTAATGGTATTTTAAACGTTTCAGCTAGAGATAAAAGTACCAACAAAAAGCAATCCATACGAATTGAAGCTTCTACAGGATTAAGTTCGGAAGAAATTGAAAGAATGAAGAAAGAAGCTGAAGATAATGCAGCTAAGGATCAAAAAACTAAAGAAGAAATTGAAAAATTAAATGCATCAGATAACTTAATCTTTCAAACTGAAAAGAATCTAAAAGAATATGGAGAAAAATTATCTAAAGAAAGTAAAGAAAAAGTGGAGAATGCATTAAAAAAGCTAAAGAAGGCTCATAAAGAGAAAAAAATTGGGGAAATAGAAGTTTCTATGAAAGAAGTTAACGATGTTTGTTCTGTTTTTTATAAGGACCTTTATAATCAGAAAAATACTGAAAACACAGAAAAGAAAACAGAACAAACCTCCAAAAACAAAAAATCAGAGGTTCAAGATGTAGACTTCGAAGAAGTAAAATAA